A window of Punica granatum isolate Tunisia-2019 unplaced genomic scaffold, ASM765513v2 Contig00061, whole genome shotgun sequence contains these coding sequences:
- the LOC116190001 gene encoding alpha-1,3/1,6-mannosyltransferase ALG2-like — MESNGSSKLRVAIIHPDLGIGGAERLIVDAAVELVKHGHHVHVFTSHLDKNRCFEETLSGSFSVTVYGSFLPRHIFYHLHAVCAYLRCIFVALGVLLMWPLFDVILADQVSAVIPILKCKKSTKVVFYCHFPDLLLAQHTTFLRKTYRKPIDFVEELTTGMADLILVNSKFTASTFAKTFKNLNARRIRPAVLYPAVNVEQFNKPHPSKLNFLSINRYERKKNIGLAISAFAKLYTLKEDLRGGNLESASLTIVGGYDSRLRENVEYLDELKYLAEKEGVSRRVTFITSCSTAERNTLLSQCLCVIYTPTDEHFGIVPLEAMAAYKPVIACNSGGPVETIKNGVTGFLCDPTPLEFSRAMAQLIDNPGMAERMGLEAQEHVTGSFSTKIFGQHLDRYLVDVTRQKMD, encoded by the exons GTGGAGCTGAAAGATTGATAGTCGATGCGGCGGTGGAACTGGTGAAGCACGGGCACCATGTTCATGTCTTCACATCACACCTCGATAAAAATCGATGTTTCGAGGAGACCCTTTCAG GCTCCTTCTCGGTCACCGTCTACGGTTCGTTCCTTCCGAGGCACATATTCTACCATCTTCATGCGGTCTGTGCCTACTTGAGGTGCATTTTTGTTGCTCTTGGTGTACTCCTCATGTGGCCCTTGTTTGACGTTATATTAGCAGATCAGGTCTCTGCAGTCATTCCAATACTAAAATGTAAGAAGTCAACCAAG GTTGTCTTTTATTGCCATTTTCCCGATTTATTGCTTGCTCAACACACAACCTTTCTTAGGAAAACGTACAGGAAGCCAATAGACTTCGTGGAAGAACTGACCACTG GGATGGCGGATCTGATCCTTGTTAACAGTAAATTTACGGCATCAACATTTGCAAAGACATTCAAAAATCTCAATGCCCGAAGAATTCGGCCTGCTGTTCTCTATCCAGCAGTCAATGTCGAACAGTTTAATAAGCCACACCCATCTAA GCTGAATTTCCTCTCAATTAATCGGTacgaaaggaaaaagaatataGGGCTAGCAATTTCAGCCTTTGCGAAGCTCTACACCCTCAAAGAGGACCTTCGGGGTGGTAATTTGGAAAGTGCCTCCTTGACCATTGTGG GTGGATATGATAGCCGATTGCGGGAGAATGTTGAGTACTTAGATGAACTTAAGTATTTAGCCGAGAAGGAAGGAGTTTCTCGAAGGGTCACCTTCATCACATCCTGCTCAACAGCCGAAAGAAACACTCTCCTTTCTCAGTGCCTCTGTGTCATATATACACCGACG GATGAACATTTCGGCATTGTTCCTTTGGAAGCAATGGCTGCATATAAACCCGTCATTGCCTGCAATAGTGGTGGGCCTGTCGAGACGATCAAGAATGGGGTGACGGGATTTCTCTGCGACCCGACTCCATTAGAGTTCTCAAGGGCTATGGCCCAACTCATTGATAATCCTGGAATGGCAGAGAGAATGGGCCTAGAAGCCCAAGAGCATGTAACTGGATCGTTCTCTACGAAGATATTCGGTCAGCATTTGGACCGGTATCTTGTTGATGTCACTCGACAGAAGATGGACTAA